The genomic region ATGATTTCTCTTCTATCCTATATCCCAATGTCTTTTGATTATATAATACGAAACCTTGCCTCTTTACTGCTTCGTACGCTCTTGAAGCGTCCTTTTCAACTTCAATAATTATCTTGAAATAATGCTGATCTGATAGTGAGAACAGAGGATACGCAAATAAGTTGAACTGGGCAGCACTCCGTTGTACCATTCCTATCAATATTCTAATCCCAATCTCATGGCACATTTCATTATGAAGAGGAAAAGAACCGTAATTTCTGACGCATGCCTTGTATTCGGAGCCACAAAGAACTGCTGTGTCAGTCGCAGTTATAGACATCCAACCTTTCTTGCATTCTTCAAGGTATCTGCATGCATCATAAATAAAAGGGGCAGGTGAACCAAATGGATCATATTCAATAAAATTAAACGCATGCTCTCTGCTTATCAAGAGTATTCGCACATCACCTGCAAAAAATGACGCATCTTTGATTTTGTTTATGCGCGCATTTTTTCTTGCACATAGAACTGCTTTTTTACTTCTATCAGCAAATATTACCTTGCCAACGTTTTCATTTTCAATTTTGTATCTGACTCCTCGAATTCCCGAGCCGCAGAATGCATCACAGATGTCTACCTCCCTTTTTATTCCACTTATTGCAAGAGAGCACAGGTCGCGGCAAATTTCCATCTTGGGATTAAAAAAAACTCCTTTATCTATCTTTAATACTGCGCTTCCCTCTTCCACTATTTCAGCCATCATCTACCCCTAAGCGCACGTGTTCTTAAATTCCTGCTTCTTCCCTCAAAATCTTAGCTTTGTCTGTTCGTTCCCAACTGAATTCTGGTTCTTCCCGCCCAAAATGTCCATAGCAAGCAGTCTTCTTGTAGATTGGTCTCCTCAGATCCAAGTCACGTATTATCTGCCCAGGTTTTAGGCGAAAATTCTCTTTTACAAGCTTCTCGATTTTTTCTTTTGAAATAGCCTCTGTTCCAAAGGTATCAACAAAAACAGATACTGGCTCAGCAATGCCTATTACATATCCCAACTGAACTTCGCACTTTCTTGCAAGCCCAGCCTTTACGACATTTTTTGCAATATATCTTGCCATATACGATGCCGAACGGTCTACCTTAGTAGGGTCTTTTCCAGAAAAGCATCCCCCACCATGAGATGACATCCCTCCATAGGTATCAACTATTATTTTTCGTCCAGTGACTCCGGTGTCCCCAGCAGGTCCGCCCAAAACGAATCTGCCAGTGCCATTTATTATAACCTTGGTCTTTGGGCTATAATACTCTCCAAGCGAGGGCTTTACAACATTCTCAATTAAATCCTCCTTTATTCTTTCAAGGCTTACCTCCTTTCCATCATACTTTTCATCATGTTGCGCCGCTATAACCACTGCGCTAACCCCCTTTGGACTATTGTCCTTTCTTTTGTACTCAACCGTTACCTGAGTTTTTCCATCAGGTCTCAAATAGGGCACAATCCCCTTCTTTCTCACTTCCGCAAGCCGATATGCAAGTTTATGTGCAAGCGAAATCGGTAGAGGCATAAGCGTGGGAGTTTCGTCACAAGCATAACCAAACATTATGCCTTGATCCCCAGCCCCTATCTCCTCTAGGTCTTCTTCTCTAACTCCTTGGGCAATATCCGGAGACTGGGAGTGAATTGAGACCATAACCCCGCTTCCTCTGCAATCAAAATAGTACTCCGGCTTAGTGTAGCCTATTTCTTCAATGGTTCTCCTAACTATCCCCTCTACATCCGAATATCCCTTAGTTGTAACTTCCCCAGCTACAATTACAATTCCGGTTGTGGCAAGCGCCTCTACCGCAACGTGGGATTGTGGATCCTGTCTTATTAAATCATCCAATATTGCATCAGCTATCTGGTCGCAGACTTTGTCTGGATGCCCTTCGGTTACTGATTCGGAAGTAAATAAATATCTGTCAGCCATATCGAAACCTCCTTCAAAACATTTTCTTTAATTGCTTTTAAAATCCAATTCTTTATATCATTTTTGAGTTTAAATGGAGATGTGAAGAAGATGAGCATCTTTGCTTGTGCGCCAACAAAAGCAATACTGTGTGGCGAGCACTTCGTTGTGCATGGAGAAAGAGCAATTTCCATACCCTGTAATCTAAAAAATTGCGTAGAACTTTCCAAAAAAAGAGGCTCAGACACTCTCTATATCAGAGGAAAAAATGGAGCGTTAAAGCTGAGCTTAGACGGAGAAGCCGTAGGCTCTTCTACATTGCAATCGCTTGCCCCAATATATTTTGAAGTCCTGAAGCTTGCAGATATCAAAACCCATCCCGCATTGGATATGGTTATTCATTATTCAGATGCTCCAAAAGGGATGGGCAACTCAGCTTCAATTGCGTGTGCAGCTGCAAAAGCTCTTTCAAAATATTTTAGGCTTAAGCTTACTAAAAACCAACTTTTTGAATTAACCCAAATGTCTGAAAAGGTGTCACACTCAAATCCTTCAGGCATAGATGCAAAAACTGTTGTAGAAGGAAAAGCACAGCTATTTAGACGAGGAACAGACTGCAGCCCACCCAAATTTAAGCAAATTTACATTAGACTCCCGCAAAGTTGTGTTTTTCTGATAGTGGATACTTCCATGGAAAAAATAGCTCAAGCAAAAACATCGAGGCTTGTACATAAATTCACAAAATATCTGATTGGGAATCCAAGTGAAAAAGAAATCCGACTCACTTACAGAAAAATACTGAGAGGCTTTCTGGTTGAACTTAGGCGAAAAAAACAGGAGCCGCAAGCTATCGGAAATCTGATGAATGAGAACCATAAGTTGTTAAGAGATGCAGGAGTTTCAAGCAAAAGCATTGAAAAAGCAATAGATGTTTTGATGGCACAGCCCGGTGTTTTTGGCTGCAAGCTAACTGGAGCAGGAGGAATGGGGGGAGCCGTTCTTGCATTGGTAAAAAAAAGCAGGATTCCGGATATTGCCGTTTCTCTTTCAGCTAACGGCTTCCGCTCTTTTACAATATAAACCCCTTCTTACAATAAATCCTTTTACAATATTGCAATATAATGGCCCTATGCATTTAGGCATGATTAGAGTCCTTTTTCTTCTTTTTCTATTTATAGCTACTGCGTTATCCTTAATCTCTTCTAACCATCACCTCGCTAATTTTTAACCCTTTACAATAATCCTATCCTGGAAATTTGGCATTTATGCATCACTTGCTGACTTTACAAAAGCAGATTCCACCTTCCAAAGGTTGCCCCAGACCAAAAAGCCACCCAAAAATCGACAACGAATCACAAAACATAAAACTATATTAAAAACAACCTAAAAAACGATGCGCTACCAAAAAGTATTTATACAAGTTGTTTGTATTATAAGCTTGAAATATTACTTGTAAGAAATTTAATTGCGAGAAACTATTTTCGTGAAAAGTAATAGACATCGCTTGCTATTCTTTAAGTTTGAATTCGGAGGTGAGTACCTATGGCAAGAAATTTGGAAGGCCAACAAGTTCTGATTTTGCCGGAAGGCGCAACAAGAGTTCTTGGAAGAGACGCTCAGAGGACAAACATAGCGATTGCATATGCAGTTGCAAATGCCATTAGGACAACTTTGGGTCCAAAGGGAATGGATAAGATGTTGGTCTCAGAGCTTGGAGATATTGTCATAACAAACGACGGAGCCACGATCCTTGAAGAGATGAATGTTGAGCATCCAGCCGCAAAGATAATGGTTGAGATTGCAAAGACGCAGGACAAGGAAGTAGGCGATGGAACTACAACTGCAGTTATGATTGCAGGAAATCTTCTCAAGAAAGCAGGCGACCTTCTTGACCAAAACATCCACGCAAGCACAATAATAAAAGGTTATACAATTGCTGCTGAAAAAGCAGTAGAATATCTTGATGAAATATCTTTCCCAGTATCACTCAAGGACACCAAAGTTCTTGAAGATATAGCTTCAGTTGCGATGGGTTCAAAAGCCATAGGTGCAGGAGATGCAAAGAAAGAGCTTGCAAAGCTTGTTGTCAAGGCCGTTACCCGCGTTGCCGAGCTTAAAAACGGTAAGTACGTGATTGATCAGGACCTGATCAAAATAGAAAAGAAAGCCGGAGGAAGTATACATGACACAACCCTGATTGAGGGAGTGCTCATCGATAAAGAAATAGTCCATCCTCAGATGCCAAAAAGCATAAAGAACGCCAAGATTGCTTTGTTGGACGCAGCTCTTGAAATTGAAAAGACAGAAGTTGACGCCAAGATAGAAATCACTTCTCCAGAGCAGATGCAGGCGTTTTTGGCACAGGAGGAGAAGATGTTAAAGGACATGGTTGAAAAGATTGCTGCAAGTGGCGCAAATGTAGTCTTCTGCCAGAAAGGCATAGATGATGTTGCACAGCATTATCTTGCAAAGAAAGGAATTGCAGCTGTCCGCAGAGTCAAGAAATCTGATATGGAAAAGCTTGCCAGAGCAACAGGGGCACGAATCGCAACGAGTCTTGAAGATTTAAGCGAGAAGGAGATAGGCAAAGCCGGTAAGGTCGAAGAAAGAAAAATAGCAGGCGAGGCAATGGTCTTCGTAGAAGACTGCGCTAATGCCACTTCTGTGACTCTGTTTGTGCGCGCCTCAACAGAGCACGTAGTTTCAGAAGGCGAGCGTGCAATAAAAGACGCTATTGGCGCGGTCTCCTCTGCAATAGAAGACGGTAGGGTAGTAACAGGCGGAGGAAGCGCAGAAATAGAACTGGCAGGAAAACTGCAAGAATATGCTATAAAAGTTGGTGGAAGAGAGCAACTTGCAATTTCTGCCTTTGCAGAATCCCTTGAAATTGTCCCGCGCACACTAGCAGAGTCCACTGGAATGGATGCCATTGATGCAATAGTCTCACTTCGCACAAAACACAAGGAAAAAAACGGAGGAAGCATAGGTGTAAACGTCAATGAAGCAAAACTTGAGGATATGAAATCTCTGGGTGTCGTTGAACCAGCAAAGGTAAAAAAGCAGGCAATCCAATCGGCTTATGAAGCGGCAAAAATGTTACTGAGAATAGACGACATGATTTCTTCCAAAGGCAAAACATCAACTACGCCAGGCGGAGGCAAAGGAGGAGGAATGGGCGGAGAAGGCGGCGGAGGATTAGGGGAAGATTACTAGTCTCCACATAAACGGCATAAGTGAGGAGCATATAAAAAACTGCCGATGGTTGCACTAACAGGAAAGATTACTAGTCTCCACATAAACGGCATAAGTGAGGATGAGTACAACGCATATGTTTGGAGGAGGATTAGAGGAAGATTACCAAGTCTTCACACAACTCCTCTACACAAAGATAGTGTTGGATTCAACTGCTTCAATTTTCCAGGTTTATCCATTTCAAAACCTAAAGAGCAAATAGAGAAGTTCCAACCCTAAACTAAACCTTCACAACTCAAAAGCACAACCAATGTCCAACCTATCTTTTGCTCAATACCTTCTTAGCGCATCTACAGGGTCTAACTCAGCAGCTTTTTTAGCAGGGAAATATCCAGATAAAAGACCAACGGAAATAGAAAATACAAAACAGAATCCTACAAAAGCAGCATTGATTGAAGTAGGAATCCCACCCAAAATATTCAAACCCAAAGCTGCAGCGACACCTATTATTATCCCACACGCTCCTCCAATCGCCCCAATAAGCCCAGACTCAACAAGAAATATCTTTTCTATTTTCTTCCTACTTGCGCCAATAGATTTGAGTATACCAACCTCAGGGGTTCTTTCAACTACTGCCGTAAACATCGTATTTGCAATTCCAACGCCACCAACAATAAGTGACACGGCAGCGATGCCCCCCAAGAATAGGGTCAATATTCCAGTAATCTGTTCAACTTGTTTTGATATATAGTCAGCCGTAATCAAGGAAAAATCTCGCTCATCTTTTTTTAGCTTGTGGGCAGAAAGAAGTTCGCTTTCTATAATCTCCTTCATCTCCTCCATATTGCGGTCCTTCTCTATAGTTAACCTTATCGCTGAAACCTCATTTTCAACCAAACTTTTTTCTGCTATATCTCTTGCGTCCTCTATCGGTATATAAAACGCTGAGTCGATCATTCTTCCAGCCTGTCCGCTTCCTCCACCCCCCTTCAATATTCCTACGATTCTAAATTTTTTCTGCTCGTTTCCGACATAAACAAAACTTCCTATCTCTATTTCATTGTCAAATGCATTATACGCTATCCCTCTTCCTATGACTGCTACCTGCCGGTCTGTCTCTACAAGCATCCTTCCTTTTTCTATTTCAAGAAGCTGTGTTTGCCTAAACAGGCTTGGCTCTATCCCCGTCAAAAAAGCCGTTATACTCTGCGTTTTATACCTCACGTCAGCACTTGCTTGTATCACAGCGGAAACATACTCTACTCCCTCTAGTTTTTTTATACGCTCAACATCACTCTTGTATAGCTTCCCAACACTTGGCGGCTTATAATTTGCTCTTGAAAATGCAGTCTGGACGCTTATCTCCTTTCCCGGGATTATGACTATTGTATTAGCTCCAAAATTTTTAAGTTGACTTTGAATGCTATCATTTAAACCTTGGCCTATCGAAACAAGCACCACTATTGCCGCTATGCCAACAATAACACCAATTATTGTGAGCCAGCTGCGCAGGCTTCGGTGCTTCATGCTTTCTATGGCATAAAGCAAATATTCCTGGCCCTCTGAAAGCATCCTGTTTAACTCGATCATCGGTGCGCACCAACCCTCTTTTGCTAATCTTCAAAAGAAAGCTTATTAATATGGCTATTACAATCTTTTTAGATGGTTTCAAAGAGTGTTTTGCTCACGTGCAACGCAATAAAATCCCTCAAGATACAGGGGGCTCGCAATATAGCAAAGGCAGCAGTGAAAGCCCTTGCCCATCAGGCAAAATCATCAAGGGCACGAAACGCATCAGAATTCATCTCAGAACTTTTGGAAGCAGCTGATATTCTTGCTTCCTCGCGCCCAACAGAACCGATGTTGAGGAATTCTCTACGCAAAGCACTGCGCTTTGTCTTCTTTCGTCTTAATCTTGAAAATACCGAAGACATTTCCGTGCTAAAAGAGAGAATGGAGCACGAGGCAAGGGAATTTGAGTCAAATATGCGGAGGAACTCAGAAAGAATTGCAGAGATAGGTTCAAAACTCATCCCAAAAAATTCTGTTGTTCTTACACATTGCCACTCGTCAACCGTGACAGCAATACTCATCCGCGCAAGCGAAACGAGAGGAATAAAACAGGTTGTTTGCACGGAAACACGTCCCTTATTACAGGGGAGAATAACTGCTAAGGAACTTCACAATGCCGGCATCAAGTGCACCCTAATTGCAGATTCTGCCGTAAGAGCATCTATAGCAGAATTTAGGCCAGCTGTAGTTATAGTCGGTTCTGACGCAATTTCTGTTTCAGGTGAGCTAATTAATAAAATAGGAACTTCTCAGATAGCAGAGCTTGCGAACTCCAGAGGAATCCCTTTTTACTGTGCAGCGGAAATATATAAATTTGACCCAGCAACAATTTGGGGTAAGATGGAGGACATAGAAGCAAGGCCTAAAGAAGAGCTTTTATCTACCCTCAAGCCAAGCTCATCACTGAAGGGAAGCTTCTTTGGCGGAATAAAGTTAAAAGGAGTGGATGCATTTAATCCTGCATTTGATAGAACAGAAGCTAAACTAATAACTTCATATATAACTGAGCTTGGAATTTTTCCTCCCCAGAGTTTGTCCGGGATAGTCTCAAGTGAGCTTGGAATAAAAAACCCAATATAACTTTGTAAGTGGTTTTACACATGGTAAGAAAAGCACCTGACTCTAAAGTATTTAGAAAAAGGGATTACCTTTGTACCGTACATCATTTTGACATGACAGCAGGAAGAAAAATAGTTGTTTTAAATGAAGAGGAAGCTATCGAGAACGATATTTATCCTTCATACCGAGTCCTGCTTGAGCATAACAAAAGAAAGACTATCGCCATAGTGAACTTATCCAGAGATCACATTAAGAGAGGAGAAATAGGCATTTATGAAGAAGTTGCAGAGGAGCTTGGGGTAGGCGACGGTGACAAAATCCTTATCAGGCAGATGGAAAAGCCAGAATCAATGGAATATATAAAAAAGAAACTTGATGGCAAAGAACTTTCTCAAAGCGAAATAGATGCAATAATACAGGACCTAATGGAAAACCGCCTTTCAGAGTCAGAACTATCAGCATTCATAACAGGCATGTACATTCGAGGCTCAACCGAGAACGAGGTAGTAGCCCTCACCAATGCAATAGTAAACTCCGGTGAAACTCTTAATCTTCAAAAGAAGCCGATTGCAGACAAGCACTGCATAGGTGGAATTGCGGGAAACAGAACAACCATGCTTATAGTTCCAATCTGTGCAGCTGCCGGTGTTTATATACCAAAAACATCTTCGCGTTCAAT from Candidatus Anstonellales archaeon harbors:
- a CDS encoding S-methyl-5-thioribose-1-phosphate isomerase, whose translation is MVSKSVLLTCNAIKSLKIQGARNIAKAAVKALAHQAKSSRARNASEFISELLEAADILASSRPTEPMLRNSLRKALRFVFFRLNLENTEDISVLKERMEHEAREFESNMRRNSERIAEIGSKLIPKNSVVLTHCHSSTVTAILIRASETRGIKQVVCTETRPLLQGRITAKELHNAGIKCTLIADSAVRASIAEFRPAVVIVGSDAISVSGELINKIGTSQIAELANSRGIPFYCAAEIYKFDPATIWGKMEDIEARPKEELLSTLKPSSSLKGSFFGGIKLKGVDAFNPAFDRTEAKLITSYITELGIFPPQSLSGIVSSELGIKNPI
- the thsB gene encoding thermosome subunit beta, with the protein product MARNLEGQQVLILPEGATRVLGRDAQRTNIAIAYAVANAIRTTLGPKGMDKMLVSELGDIVITNDGATILEEMNVEHPAAKIMVEIAKTQDKEVGDGTTTAVMIAGNLLKKAGDLLDQNIHASTIIKGYTIAAEKAVEYLDEISFPVSLKDTKVLEDIASVAMGSKAIGAGDAKKELAKLVVKAVTRVAELKNGKYVIDQDLIKIEKKAGGSIHDTTLIEGVLIDKEIVHPQMPKSIKNAKIALLDAALEIEKTEVDAKIEITSPEQMQAFLAQEEKMLKDMVEKIAASGANVVFCQKGIDDVAQHYLAKKGIAAVRRVKKSDMEKLARATGARIATSLEDLSEKEIGKAGKVEERKIAGEAMVFVEDCANATSVTLFVRASTEHVVSEGERAIKDAIGAVSSAIEDGRVVTGGGSAEIELAGKLQEYAIKVGGREQLAISAFAESLEIVPRTLAESTGMDAIDAIVSLRTKHKEKNGGSIGVNVNEAKLEDMKSLGVVEPAKVKKQAIQSAYEAAKMLLRIDDMISSKGKTSTTPGGGKGGGMGGEGGGGLGEDY
- a CDS encoding ABC transporter permease — translated: MIELNRMLSEGQEYLLYAIESMKHRSLRSWLTIIGVIVGIAAIVVLVSIGQGLNDSIQSQLKNFGANTIVIIPGKEISVQTAFSRANYKPPSVGKLYKSDVERIKKLEGVEYVSAVIQASADVRYKTQSITAFLTGIEPSLFRQTQLLEIEKGRMLVETDRQVAVIGRGIAYNAFDNEIEIGSFVYVGNEQKKFRIVGILKGGGGSGQAGRMIDSAFYIPIEDARDIAEKSLVENEVSAIRLTIEKDRNMEEMKEIIESELLSAHKLKKDERDFSLITADYISKQVEQITGILTLFLGGIAAVSLIVGGVGIANTMFTAVVERTPEVGILKSIGASRKKIEKIFLVESGLIGAIGGACGIIIGVAAALGLNILGGIPTSINAAFVGFCFVFSISVGLLSGYFPAKKAAELDPVDALRRY
- the metK gene encoding methionine adenosyltransferase, translating into MADRYLFTSESVTEGHPDKVCDQIADAILDDLIRQDPQSHVAVEALATTGIVIVAGEVTTKGYSDVEGIVRRTIEEIGYTKPEYYFDCRGSGVMVSIHSQSPDIAQGVREEDLEEIGAGDQGIMFGYACDETPTLMPLPISLAHKLAYRLAEVRKKGIVPYLRPDGKTQVTVEYKRKDNSPKGVSAVVIAAQHDEKYDGKEVSLERIKEDLIENVVKPSLGEYYSPKTKVIINGTGRFVLGGPAGDTGVTGRKIIVDTYGGMSSHGGGCFSGKDPTKVDRSASYMARYIAKNVVKAGLARKCEVQLGYVIGIAEPVSVFVDTFGTEAISKEKIEKLVKENFRLKPGQIIRDLDLRRPIYKKTACYGHFGREEPEFSWERTDKAKILREEAGI
- a CDS encoding tRNA (guanine(10)-N(2))-dimethyltransferase, with the translated sequence MAEIVEEGSAVLKIDKGVFFNPKMEICRDLCSLAISGIKREVDICDAFCGSGIRGVRYKIENENVGKVIFADRSKKAVLCARKNARINKIKDASFFAGDVRILLISREHAFNFIEYDPFGSPAPFIYDACRYLEECKKGWMSITATDTAVLCGSEYKACVRNYGSFPLHNEMCHEIGIRILIGMVQRSAAQFNLFAYPLFSLSDQHYFKIIIEVEKDASRAYEAVKRQGFVLYNQKTLGYRIEEKSFGCKKERDEVVAGPLYVGKLHSDNLLEIMRAKNKERKYQLEKRIEKILGLMGSENGMPPLYYDLHRLAKKYGFSPLKTEIVVEKLRSAGFLASRTHFRPTAIKTDAETKDLLSMLR